Proteins encoded by one window of Chondromyces crocatus:
- a CDS encoding chalcone isomerase family protein, with translation MKTVRNKLALLVPALTALLLAVTNLWALDPGADGYYKTGEGIREKSIAFISVNVYRISHHIKELPSAKSKQALIDADVDKKFVLTLMRDVDREKMQNALKDSLALNGYTNKANIDKFLGAMTNELKEKSHVTFSYSAEKKATTIKVDGGGTATVAGVDFMKGIWSIWFGKIDQPKLTEQLMSKLP, from the coding sequence ATGAAAACCGTAAGAAATAAGCTCGCTCTTCTCGTTCCCGCCCTCACCGCTCTGCTGCTCGCAGTGACGAACCTATGGGCGCTCGACCCGGGGGCTGACGGCTATTACAAGACGGGTGAAGGGATCCGCGAGAAAAGCATCGCCTTCATCAGCGTCAATGTTTACCGAATCAGCCACCACATCAAGGAGCTGCCCTCGGCGAAGTCGAAGCAGGCTCTCATCGATGCCGACGTGGACAAGAAGTTCGTGCTGACGTTGATGCGCGACGTCGATCGCGAGAAAATGCAGAATGCCCTCAAAGACTCTCTCGCGCTGAACGGCTATACGAACAAGGCCAATATCGACAAGTTCCTCGGAGCAATGACCAACGAGCTCAAGGAAAAGTCGCACGTCACCTTCAGCTACAGCGCAGAGAAGAAAGCGACGACCATCAAAGTCGATGGCGGTGGGACCGCGACCGTCGCTGGCGTCGACTTCATGAAGGGCATCTGGAGCATCTGGTTCGGGAAGATCGACCAGCCGAAGCTGACCGAGCAGCTCATGAGCAAGCTCCCCTGA
- a CDS encoding tetratricopeptide repeat protein, translating to MRRLSPRLRFPTEALLAVAAMLATPTGCSSNLEHQPVASVPTSVPEGRVTESTTPLPGPLKDPKDEPQRDPAVDPAIAGTEPPCDDGLTCAKLGRQHELGDGLPPDTAAALRYYLKACDFGERTGCNNFGYMTLNGVGTAPDARRGLAYLEKACDLGSGAACHNIGYAYENAQGVARDLDVAADMFRRACVLEQASGCRALGLCYHYGLGVAPDRQKARVYLRRGCEGGDAVACDTLEEIGPLPAP from the coding sequence ATGCGGAGGCTCTCTCCCCGCCTGCGCTTCCCCACGGAAGCTCTCCTGGCCGTAGCAGCCATGCTGGCGACCCCCACCGGCTGCTCCAGCAACCTGGAGCACCAGCCGGTCGCGTCGGTGCCTACGTCCGTCCCGGAAGGGCGGGTCACCGAGTCGACAACTCCCCTTCCGGGGCCGCTGAAGGACCCAAAGGATGAGCCCCAGCGCGACCCTGCGGTGGACCCAGCCATCGCCGGGACCGAGCCGCCTTGCGACGACGGACTCACCTGCGCCAAGCTCGGCAGGCAGCACGAACTCGGTGACGGTCTTCCCCCAGATACAGCCGCTGCGCTCAGGTACTACCTCAAAGCATGTGACTTCGGTGAGCGCACGGGCTGCAACAACTTCGGGTACATGACCCTCAACGGCGTGGGAACTGCTCCCGATGCTCGACGAGGGCTGGCCTATCTCGAGAAAGCCTGTGACCTCGGCAGTGGCGCAGCCTGCCATAACATTGGATACGCGTATGAGAACGCGCAGGGGGTCGCACGGGATCTCGACGTCGCAGCAGACATGTTCCGGCGCGCTTGCGTTCTGGAACAGGCAAGCGGGTGCCGAGCACTGGGACTCTGTTACCACTATGGTCTCGGTGTTGCTCCAGACCGGCAGAAAGCGCGCGTGTATCTGCGCAGAGGGTGTGAAGGGGGCGATGCCGTCGCGTGCGACACGCTGGAGGAGATCGGGCCACTACCTGCTCCGTGA
- a CDS encoding serine/threonine-protein kinase, translated as MTQSSFSPAFEGDDNPGGSESHDALSRRAWGNGVSLRPSPCRAGFTVGGRYRLQSLLGSGSMGEVWRALDLLLGTEVAIKLLLPVAMDQFPRARERFRQEAQIAFRLGKMTPHVVMTHDAGDDPEAGSYLVMERVQGLTLREEMLRRGPLPVEFVAELMDQVAEALKIAHGRGILHRDLKPSNLLLMDTEDGRLHVKVADFGLAKAAPGLTQLDRPRSTCEGTVLGTLSYMSPEQAQALPVDHRTDLWALGIIAYEALLGQAPFRASSWGQVLRQLLMERPAPLSEQRPDLPAALDEWFYRALAKEPADRFNSAEEMAIAFRLALQGDRGRLRPVFRRKVRARSRGRAPRGIIAGTVALALAALGMTLPWWPKQQADAADRTALTMRGRAVELLGGPEMEEEPRTEVDAIDEDHEPEQPTVEATRRQGKPAPVSSERVGSERARHHAAPGIQPAAAPASSAASRPSAGPGVTEKEPPRRKSEIF; from the coding sequence ATGACACAATCGTCTTTCTCACCTGCCTTCGAGGGCGATGACAACCCGGGCGGGTCCGAGAGTCACGATGCGCTATCACGCCGCGCCTGGGGCAATGGCGTGTCGCTCCGCCCCTCTCCGTGCCGCGCCGGCTTCACCGTGGGCGGGAGGTATCGACTGCAGAGCCTTCTCGGGAGTGGCTCCATGGGCGAGGTCTGGCGAGCCCTCGACCTGCTGCTCGGGACCGAGGTGGCCATCAAACTGCTCCTCCCCGTCGCCATGGATCAATTCCCCAGGGCGCGCGAGCGCTTCCGGCAGGAGGCCCAGATCGCGTTCCGACTCGGGAAGATGACGCCCCACGTGGTGATGACCCACGATGCGGGTGATGATCCCGAGGCTGGCTCGTACCTCGTCATGGAGCGCGTGCAAGGCCTCACGCTGCGCGAAGAGATGCTGCGACGGGGACCGCTGCCCGTCGAGTTCGTCGCGGAGCTGATGGATCAGGTCGCCGAGGCACTCAAGATTGCCCACGGCCGAGGGATTCTTCACCGAGATCTGAAGCCATCCAACCTGCTGCTCATGGATACCGAAGATGGGCGGCTCCACGTCAAAGTCGCCGATTTCGGGCTGGCGAAGGCGGCTCCAGGACTCACACAGCTCGATCGGCCACGCAGCACCTGCGAAGGCACCGTGCTGGGGACGCTGTCCTACATGAGCCCGGAGCAAGCACAAGCGCTGCCCGTGGACCACCGCACCGACCTCTGGGCGCTCGGAATCATCGCCTACGAAGCATTGCTGGGTCAGGCACCGTTCAGGGCGTCGAGCTGGGGACAGGTGTTGAGACAGCTCTTGATGGAGCGCCCCGCACCTCTATCCGAGCAGCGCCCGGACCTGCCGGCTGCCCTCGATGAGTGGTTCTACCGTGCGCTCGCCAAAGAGCCTGCGGATCGCTTCAACAGCGCCGAGGAGATGGCCATTGCATTCAGGCTCGCCCTTCAAGGTGACAGAGGCCGGCTGCGCCCGGTTTTCCGGAGAAAGGTCAGGGCAAGGAGCCGGGGTCGAGCGCCGCGCGGAATCATCGCTGGGACGGTGGCGCTCGCTCTGGCTGCCCTTGGTATGACCCTGCCATGGTGGCCCAAGCAGCAAGCCGACGCCGCCGACAGGACGGCTCTGACGATGCGTGGCAGAGCGGTCGAGCTCCTGGGGGGACCGGAGATGGAGGAAGAGCCACGCACAGAGGTGGACGCCATCGACGAGGACCACGAGCCGGAGCAACCCACGGTCGAAGCCACACGCCGTCAGGGGAAGCCCGCTCCAGTCTCCTCGGAGAGGGTAGGGAGTGAGAGGGCTCGACACCACGCCGCGCCAGGGATTCAGCCAGCGGCCGCCCCCGCTTCGAGCGCCGCGTCACGGCCAAGCGCCGGGCCAGGGGTCACCGAGAAAGAGCCCCCACGCCGGAAGAGCGAGATCTTCTGA
- the mce gene encoding methylmalonyl-CoA epimerase: protein MLKIKKIDHVAVAVTDVDEALARYRQILGIEATDREVVASQRTEAALLPLGETCLELISPKGNEGLQKFLEKRGPGLHHIAIEIEGIEGALAALKALNIPLIDETPRIGARGHKVAFLHPKATGGVLVELVEPAHEAHPTEHD, encoded by the coding sequence ATGCTGAAGATCAAAAAGATCGACCACGTGGCCGTGGCCGTGACGGATGTCGACGAGGCCCTCGCACGCTACCGGCAGATCCTGGGCATCGAGGCCACGGACCGCGAGGTCGTTGCCTCGCAGCGCACCGAAGCCGCGCTGCTGCCGCTCGGGGAAACATGTCTGGAGTTGATCTCGCCGAAGGGGAATGAAGGTCTCCAGAAATTCCTGGAGAAGCGTGGACCCGGGCTGCACCACATCGCCATCGAGATCGAGGGGATCGAGGGCGCACTCGCCGCGCTCAAGGCGCTGAACATTCCTCTCATCGACGAGACGCCTCGCATCGGAGCCCGTGGCCACAAGGTCGCTTTTCTGCACCCCAAGGCGACCGGGGGCGTACTCGTGGAGCTGGTCGAGCCGGCGCATGAGGCGCACCCCACCGAGCACGACTGA
- a CDS encoding TIGR02757 family protein → MGRSARDERLLRALEEVRARCPVNERRASDPVEFVHQYADVLDRELVALLASAMAFGNVKALRAKIADALARIGPEVARAAEDPEALRSCLRGWKHRVYTAEDLVCLLLGARRMQREAGSLGEALADALRRTGTLREALSSWTQGIRVAGGLQHRATRGAAHILADPGKGSAAKRLLLMLRWMARPADGVDLGMWPIPPAALIIPVDVHIQKLGYNIGLTDRRTTNWKTAEEITAALRRFDPEDPVKYDFALCHLGMLQRCPSRRDPARCDGCGVMPVCRHWSQEVRREGRKAQTDG, encoded by the coding sequence ATGGGACGCTCGGCCCGAGACGAACGGCTGCTTCGAGCGCTGGAAGAGGTCCGCGCGCGCTGTCCGGTGAACGAACGCAGGGCCTCTGATCCCGTCGAGTTCGTTCACCAGTACGCCGATGTCCTGGATCGCGAGCTCGTCGCCCTCCTCGCGTCGGCGATGGCCTTTGGAAACGTGAAGGCGCTGCGCGCCAAGATCGCAGACGCCCTCGCCCGCATCGGTCCGGAAGTCGCCCGCGCCGCAGAGGACCCTGAGGCCCTCCGGAGCTGCCTGCGCGGCTGGAAGCACCGCGTCTACACAGCGGAAGACCTGGTGTGCTTGCTCCTGGGAGCCCGTCGAATGCAACGGGAAGCCGGCTCTCTCGGGGAGGCGCTCGCGGACGCGCTCCGCCGCACGGGGACGCTGCGCGAGGCGCTCTCCTCCTGGACGCAGGGGATCCGTGTGGCTGGGGGACTTCAGCATCGCGCCACGCGCGGCGCGGCCCACATCCTCGCAGATCCCGGCAAGGGTAGCGCGGCCAAGCGCTTGCTCCTGATGCTCCGCTGGATGGCGCGCCCTGCGGATGGAGTCGACCTGGGAATGTGGCCGATCCCGCCGGCTGCCCTCATCATCCCCGTCGATGTGCACATCCAGAAGCTCGGCTACAACATCGGCCTGACCGACCGACGCACGACGAACTGGAAGACGGCCGAGGAGATCACCGCCGCCTTGCGACGGTTCGATCCGGAAGACCCGGTGAAGTACGACTTTGCACTCTGCCATCTGGGCATGCTGCAGCGTTGCCCTTCACGGCGAGATCCGGCCCGCTGTGATGGCTGTGGTGTCATGCCGGTGTGTCGGCACTGGAGCCAGGAAGTCCGTCGAGAGGGTCGCAAGGCTCAGACGGACGGGTAG
- a CDS encoding trifunctional serine/threonine-protein kinase/ATP-binding protein/sensor histidine kinase translates to MLVLPGYTAIETLHESSQSLVYRARRGSDGQRVVFKVLHDEYPSASRLARFTREFEIARAVAGDGVIEAFSLERYRNTALIRFEDFGGESLGRVLRARAMAPAEVCRVGARIAEILERVHACRVIHKDVSPGNVVYNADSGTLKLIDFGIAASLPREEAEAALPQALEGTLAYIAPEQTGRMNRGVDCRADLYSLGATLYHLCTGRPPFRSEDALELIHAHIARVPEAPTALDAAIPASLSCVLLKLLAKAAEERYQSAAGVRADLLRCLDGIERGEVGVFTLGRHDGSERLLIPERLYGRERVLEELLAAVERTADGGSVELVLLPGAAGVGKSSLMLELQRPIVARQGHHAVGKFDQLRRDIPNSALLQGLRQLLRQVLTAGDTELAAYRQAVAVAVGEMAGVVLGVLPEAAPLFERPGAVPVPELPPLEAQRRFHRALTGFIGALVSTLHPLVLVIDDLHWADGASLKLLEHLVTSGELHHTLIVGAYRDNEVDAAHPLALFVRALEAVGAPLSSLEVEPLGREHVAALVADALHCPVQESAPLASLCAEKTAGNPFFLGRFLETLHAEGLLGFDREAGVWRFDLGEILRVGITENVVELMAERMRKLPEASQDALRLAACVGGTFALSTLSVVSRRRCTEVARALWPALEAGVIVPLDAAYKFADSTDACDVRYRFAHDRVQQAAYSLIAPEGRVDAHVQIGRLLRAGLASNGKAERGKKLFEVVGHLNLGRVRLEVQEERCELARLNLEAGRKACAAGAYEQARGFFDIGLELLGVQAWAGHYAWWLELSLAAASTAYLTGDHERMEQLVGDVLQFGDTLLDRVRAEEVRIQAYVHQGREQDSLRVGLAALASLGVSLPARHGRLAAGVALLRLRGLLVGRRVEDFAALPPMRDPERLAAMRLFALTSGPVYNTAVELAPYHALEHLRSTLDHGSAPESVSAYLNAAFLCGGVLGDVGMADRLAQLALHLTQHAALQPLRARSIFMAHCFVSPWCRPLRETLDPALEGYQSGLASGDLEYAYYCALLFVGHGFYAGLPLESLDRSAVAFGQAMRRIGDPYVLRRLQLLQQPIQNLMGKAVDPRLLSGAICSEDELLSAARARGDRYTEASFHVMKLILCTLFGDHAEALRHAALAERGEQHMLATENVAQLHIYRALAELGTLGVPKRGERSPSRWLAASVAPRALLRVRGALARLRGWARRAPSNHAPWVALVEAEFARVMGDRGSARAHYDKAMGLAREHGSLLVEALAGEYAARFYVSTEAPHLVEVYAREAHHAYQRWGAEAKARELEVRYPFVLERHGAGKEGSLSGLNGMTSTTTTTTSKREDELDLVSLLKASQALSGEIVLDDLLRRMMQTLLEAAGARRGLLVVDGNKEEGSLVVEADIAAGEAQVVRGSSLDGRSDVALSVVRYVERTRETVVLADAAVSGTFQQDPSVVARRLRSVLCMPVLRQQRRVGLLYLENGLASNVFTPSRCKVLEMLAAQAAISLENAQLYETLDNRVKARTLELSEALVSLREAQRQLVLQEKLASLGMLTSGIAHEIKNPLNFVINFADVSVEMIDELAGQVDMLGAHVAPDVAASFSALTTDLHQNVTRIGEHGRRADRIVRAMLEHSRSRVGEAREVELGKLLREYTAAALQAQPSCPPLSVRWELDPSLRSVRLVPEEIGRVILNLVSNAIYALEARRRAEGPDYTPSLRVSSCDRGDQVEIRVCDNGGGIPGEIRDKVFNPFFTTKPTGVGTGLGLSISYDIVVQGHGGTMALESKEGEFTELTVRLPKRRRSSLASSSSASTRPSEPCDPLDGLPGSSADTPA, encoded by the coding sequence ATGCTCGTGCTCCCCGGGTACACGGCCATCGAGACGCTGCACGAGAGCAGCCAGTCCTTGGTCTACCGCGCGCGACGGGGGAGCGATGGGCAGCGCGTCGTCTTCAAGGTGCTCCACGACGAGTACCCGAGCGCGTCCCGCCTCGCCAGGTTCACGCGGGAATTCGAGATCGCCCGAGCGGTCGCTGGCGACGGAGTGATCGAGGCATTCTCGCTGGAGCGCTACCGCAACACCGCCTTGATCCGATTCGAGGACTTCGGGGGTGAGTCGCTGGGGCGGGTCCTCCGTGCGCGCGCGATGGCTCCCGCCGAGGTGTGTCGCGTGGGGGCGCGGATCGCGGAGATCCTCGAGCGGGTCCACGCATGCCGGGTCATTCACAAGGACGTGAGCCCAGGCAACGTCGTCTACAACGCCGACAGTGGGACGTTGAAGCTCATCGATTTCGGAATCGCGGCCTCTCTCCCTCGCGAGGAGGCGGAGGCGGCGCTTCCGCAGGCACTCGAAGGGACCCTCGCGTACATCGCGCCGGAGCAGACGGGCCGCATGAACCGCGGTGTCGACTGCCGCGCCGATCTGTATTCGCTTGGCGCGACGCTCTATCACCTGTGCACGGGTCGGCCACCCTTTCGATCCGAGGATGCGCTCGAGCTCATTCACGCCCACATTGCGCGCGTTCCGGAGGCTCCTACCGCGCTCGATGCGGCCATCCCGGCGTCGCTCTCGTGCGTTCTCCTGAAGCTTCTGGCGAAGGCAGCCGAGGAGCGATACCAGAGCGCTGCGGGGGTACGGGCGGATCTGCTCCGCTGTCTCGATGGCATCGAGCGTGGTGAGGTCGGCGTCTTCACGCTGGGTCGGCACGATGGCTCCGAGCGTCTGCTGATCCCGGAGCGGCTTTATGGTCGAGAGAGGGTGCTCGAGGAGCTGCTCGCCGCGGTCGAGCGAACCGCGGATGGGGGAAGCGTGGAGCTGGTGCTCCTGCCAGGGGCAGCGGGCGTCGGGAAGTCTTCCCTGATGCTGGAGCTGCAACGGCCGATCGTCGCCAGGCAGGGCCATCACGCGGTGGGGAAATTCGATCAGCTGCGGCGAGACATCCCCAATTCGGCGCTGCTCCAGGGGCTGCGTCAGCTGCTTCGTCAGGTCCTCACGGCAGGAGATACGGAGCTTGCGGCCTACCGGCAGGCGGTCGCGGTGGCGGTCGGCGAGATGGCTGGGGTCGTGCTGGGGGTGCTGCCGGAGGCGGCACCCTTGTTCGAGCGTCCCGGTGCCGTGCCAGTGCCCGAGCTTCCCCCTCTGGAGGCTCAGCGGCGCTTCCATCGCGCCCTCACGGGCTTCATCGGCGCGCTGGTGTCGACACTCCACCCCTTGGTGCTGGTCATCGACGATCTTCACTGGGCCGATGGTGCTTCACTCAAGCTGCTGGAGCACCTCGTGACCAGCGGTGAACTCCACCATACGCTGATCGTGGGGGCGTATCGGGACAACGAGGTGGACGCCGCGCATCCGCTCGCGCTCTTCGTGAGAGCGCTCGAGGCCGTAGGAGCGCCCTTGTCGTCCCTCGAGGTGGAGCCACTTGGCCGAGAGCATGTCGCGGCGCTCGTCGCCGATGCGCTGCACTGCCCGGTGCAGGAGTCTGCACCGCTGGCGAGCTTGTGCGCCGAGAAGACGGCGGGAAACCCTTTCTTCCTGGGGCGCTTCCTGGAGACGCTCCACGCCGAAGGGCTGCTGGGGTTCGATCGCGAGGCGGGCGTGTGGCGCTTCGATCTCGGCGAGATTTTGCGTGTGGGCATCACGGAGAATGTCGTCGAGCTCATGGCCGAGCGGATGCGCAAGCTGCCCGAGGCGAGCCAGGATGCCTTGCGCCTCGCGGCCTGCGTGGGGGGGACATTCGCGCTGTCCACGCTGAGCGTCGTCTCCAGGCGGAGATGCACGGAGGTCGCTCGGGCGCTCTGGCCTGCGCTCGAGGCCGGCGTCATCGTGCCCCTCGACGCTGCCTACAAGTTCGCGGACAGCACCGACGCGTGTGACGTGCGCTATCGCTTTGCGCACGATCGCGTGCAGCAGGCGGCCTACTCCCTCATCGCGCCAGAGGGGCGTGTCGATGCCCACGTGCAGATCGGGCGCCTGCTGAGGGCCGGGCTCGCGAGCAATGGAAAGGCGGAGCGGGGGAAGAAGCTGTTCGAGGTGGTCGGACACCTGAACCTCGGGCGCGTCCGGCTCGAGGTGCAGGAGGAACGGTGCGAGCTGGCGCGGCTCAATCTGGAGGCCGGGCGAAAGGCGTGCGCAGCTGGGGCGTATGAGCAAGCCAGAGGCTTCTTCGACATCGGTCTGGAGCTGCTGGGGGTCCAGGCCTGGGCGGGGCACTATGCCTGGTGGCTCGAGCTGAGCCTGGCGGCTGCATCGACCGCATACCTCACGGGTGACCACGAGCGCATGGAACAGCTCGTTGGTGACGTGCTTCAGTTCGGGGACACATTGCTGGACCGGGTTCGTGCCGAGGAGGTCCGCATCCAGGCCTATGTTCACCAGGGCCGTGAGCAAGACAGCCTGCGCGTCGGGCTGGCGGCACTCGCCTCGCTGGGGGTGAGCTTGCCAGCGCGTCACGGGAGGCTTGCGGCCGGCGTCGCGCTGCTACGCCTCCGGGGCCTCCTCGTCGGGCGTCGCGTCGAGGACTTCGCCGCGTTACCGCCGATGCGGGATCCTGAACGGCTCGCTGCAATGCGCCTGTTCGCGTTGACCTCGGGCCCCGTCTACAACACGGCCGTGGAGCTTGCGCCGTACCACGCGCTGGAGCATCTCCGCTCGACCCTGGACCACGGGAGCGCACCGGAGTCCGTCTCCGCCTACCTCAATGCGGCGTTCCTCTGTGGTGGGGTGCTCGGTGATGTGGGCATGGCCGATCGGCTGGCGCAGCTCGCTTTGCACCTGACGCAGCATGCTGCGCTTCAGCCATTGCGCGCGCGGAGCATTTTCATGGCGCATTGCTTCGTCAGCCCCTGGTGCCGACCCTTGCGCGAGACCCTGGATCCCGCGCTGGAGGGGTATCAGAGCGGGCTCGCTTCCGGCGATCTCGAATATGCGTACTACTGCGCGCTGCTCTTCGTGGGGCACGGCTTTTACGCTGGGCTGCCACTCGAGTCCCTGGATCGTTCGGCGGTCGCTTTCGGTCAGGCGATGCGTCGGATCGGTGATCCCTACGTGCTCCGACGCCTTCAGCTCCTCCAGCAGCCCATCCAGAATCTGATGGGCAAGGCAGTCGATCCGCGCCTCCTGAGTGGTGCCATCTGCTCGGAGGATGAGCTGCTGTCTGCGGCCCGCGCCCGGGGGGATCGCTACACCGAGGCGAGCTTCCACGTCATGAAGCTGATCCTGTGCACGCTGTTCGGCGACCATGCGGAGGCGTTGCGGCATGCAGCGCTGGCCGAGCGAGGGGAGCAGCACATGCTGGCGACCGAGAACGTGGCGCAGCTCCACATTTATCGAGCACTGGCCGAGCTGGGAACTCTCGGTGTGCCGAAGCGAGGGGAGCGCTCACCTTCGCGATGGCTTGCCGCCTCCGTGGCGCCACGTGCCCTGTTGCGGGTCCGAGGTGCCCTCGCGCGCCTGCGTGGATGGGCGCGCCGTGCGCCGTCGAACCACGCTCCCTGGGTGGCTTTGGTCGAGGCGGAGTTCGCGCGGGTGATGGGGGACAGGGGGAGCGCTCGGGCGCACTACGACAAGGCGATGGGGCTTGCGCGAGAGCACGGATCCCTGCTCGTCGAGGCGCTCGCCGGCGAGTATGCGGCGCGATTTTACGTGAGCACGGAGGCTCCCCACCTGGTCGAGGTGTATGCGCGCGAGGCGCACCATGCCTACCAGCGCTGGGGAGCCGAGGCCAAGGCGCGAGAGCTGGAGGTGAGGTACCCGTTCGTGCTGGAGCGCCACGGTGCGGGAAAAGAAGGCTCGCTTTCGGGGCTCAATGGCATGACGTCCACCACGACGACCACGACCAGCAAGCGCGAGGACGAACTCGATCTGGTCAGCTTGCTGAAGGCATCGCAGGCGCTCTCGGGGGAGATCGTGCTCGATGACCTGCTGCGCCGGATGATGCAGACGCTGCTCGAGGCGGCCGGGGCGCGCCGTGGCCTCCTCGTCGTCGATGGGAACAAGGAGGAGGGAAGCCTCGTCGTCGAAGCGGACATTGCTGCTGGTGAGGCCCAGGTGGTGCGCGGGTCCTCCCTGGATGGCCGGAGCGATGTCGCCCTCTCCGTGGTGCGTTACGTGGAGCGAACCCGAGAGACCGTGGTGCTCGCGGATGCGGCGGTGAGTGGGACCTTCCAGCAGGATCCCTCGGTCGTGGCGAGGCGGCTGCGCTCGGTGCTGTGCATGCCCGTCCTCCGTCAGCAGCGGCGTGTCGGGCTGCTGTACCTGGAGAACGGGCTGGCATCGAACGTCTTCACGCCGTCTCGATGCAAGGTGCTGGAGATGCTGGCCGCTCAAGCTGCCATCTCTCTCGAGAATGCACAGCTCTACGAGACGCTGGACAATCGGGTGAAGGCACGCACGCTCGAGCTGAGTGAGGCGCTGGTGTCGCTGCGAGAGGCGCAGCGGCAGCTCGTGCTCCAGGAGAAGCTCGCGTCGCTCGGCATGTTGACGTCGGGTATCGCCCACGAGATCAAGAATCCTCTCAACTTCGTCATCAACTTTGCAGACGTATCCGTCGAGATGATCGACGAGCTGGCAGGACAGGTGGACATGCTCGGCGCCCACGTCGCACCGGACGTCGCCGCATCGTTCTCCGCCCTCACGACGGACCTTCACCAGAATGTGACGAGGATCGGCGAACACGGGCGCCGCGCAGACCGCATCGTCCGAGCGATGCTGGAGCACTCACGCTCTCGCGTTGGAGAGGCGCGGGAGGTCGAGCTCGGCAAGCTGTTGCGGGAGTACACGGCGGCGGCGCTTCAGGCGCAGCCCTCATGCCCGCCGCTCTCGGTTCGCTGGGAGCTCGATCCGAGCCTCCGGTCGGTACGCCTGGTTCCCGAGGAGATCGGGCGGGTGATCTTGAACCTGGTCAGCAATGCCATCTATGCCCTGGAGGCGAGGCGTCGCGCGGAGGGGCCTGACTACACGCCATCCCTCCGGGTGAGCAGCTGTGACCGGGGCGACCAGGTGGAGATCCGCGTCTGTGACAACGGGGGAGGGATCCCGGGCGAGATCCGCGACAAGGTCTTCAACCCGTTCTTCACGACCAAGCCCACGGGCGTGGGTACGGGGCTGGGTCTCTCGATCAGCTACGACATCGTGGTCCAGGGGCACGGGGGGACGATGGCCCTGGAGAGCAAGGAAGGAGAGTTCACCGAACTCACGGTGCGACTTCCGAAGCGGAGACGTTCGTCTCTGGCGTCCTCCTCATCGGCCTCTACCCGTCCGTCTGAGCCTTGCGACCCTCTCGACGGACTTCCTGGCTCCAGTGCCGACACACCGGCATGA